The following is a genomic window from Geoalkalibacter halelectricus.
GCGCTTGCGCGAGGAGTTGGGATTGACCTACGGGGTCGAGGCGCAGCTGATGCAGACGGCGGAAACCGGCGCTCTGGCCATCGATTTGTCCCTGGCGCCGGAGAGCCTGGAGCGCGCCGTCGCCGAGGTGTTGCGCCTGCTTGATGATTTGTGCGCCGTGCCGGTGCCCGAGGAGGAACTGGCGGGGGTGGTGCGCGCGTTTCTCTATGAACTCGAATTCAGTTGTGATTTCACCGAGGAACTGGCGGCGCGCTATGGCTGGGGCGCAACCGTCGGCAACCTGCGCACCCTGGAGCGCGAACGGCGCGAGGTCGCCGCGCTGACGCCGGAAGTGCTCCTGCAAACGGCGCGCGCCATCTTTCGCCCCGAGGCCCTGTGCCTGGCCGTGGTCGGACCCTGGAGCGAGGACCTCAAACGCCGGGTGACGCGCCTGCTCAAGGGTTTTCGTTCCTAGGCGGCGCCTCGGCCTCCGGAGCCTGCGGCTGCGCCGTCGCGGGCGGGGTAGGGGAAGCGGGCTTGGTGCCCTTGGCCTTTTTCTCCTTGGTCTTCTTCTCTTTGGGCGGGGATTTTCTGCGGGTCAGCACCACCACCAGGGCGCCGAGAACAAAGCCCAGTCCCAGAGCGATGAACAGCAGCCCCGCCAGGGAAAATTCGAAGTTCACAACCAGCAGATCCATTTCCACCGGCTCGATGTTCTGCACGACCACGATCAGCAGCAAGAACGCCAGGATCGCGGCGGCGATGATTTTACCCCGATTCATGTCCGATCCTCCCCTTCCTCATCTTCGTTGACCAGCTCCGCCCCCTCGCCCAGCACCAGCCCCACCTTCAGCAGCATGGCCGCCAGCTCCTTCGGCGTGTAGGGCCGCGCCGGGGCCTTGCCCCACACCGGCGCCGGCCAGGCCGGATCGTCGTGGTAGCGCACGATGTGATGCACATGCAGTTGCGGCACCAGGTTGCCCAGGGCCGCGACGTTGATCTTGTCGGCCGCGAACACCTCGCTGAGGCGCCGGGCGAGAAAGGTCGATTCCTGTAAAAAGGCCGCCTGGTCGGCCTCGTCGAGTTCAAAGATCTCACGGATGTCCTCACGCCGCGGCACCAGAATGAACCAGGGGTAGGCCGCATCGTTCATGAGCAGCAGCCGGCACAGGGGAAAATCGCCGAGCATGATGGTGTCGGCTTCGAGCTGGGGATGGAGTGTGAACATGGAAAAATCCTTTGGAGAAAAATGCGTTCTTACCGCTGAGAACGCCGAGATCGCGGAGATAAGAAGAATTTTAAAGGTTTAGAACTGCTTTGTTCTGCCTGTCTCTGTGCCCTCGGCGCTCTCCGCGGTGAAAAAAGTATTGGAGAAAAGAGCGTTCTTACCGCTGAGAACGCCGAGATCGCGGAGATAAGAAGAATTTTAAAGGTTTAGAACTGCTTTGTTCTGCCTGTCTCTGCGCTCTCTGCGCTCTCTGCGGTGAAAAAGGTTACAAGTTTCACGAAACCCGAATCGTCTTGTAGAGAAAATTCTTGAAGCGAAAGAAAGTCTTTTTTTCCTCCGCGTCGCTGCTCTTGGGGTCGCAGGCGCGCAATGCCACCGCCAGCTTGGGCATGGTGGCGGCGCCTTCGCCGCGTGCCCGCTCGATGACCGCGAGCACCGCTTCGCGCGTCAGGCGGCTGCGCGAATAGGGTTGGTAGACGGCTTCCCAGAAATCCTTGCGTCCGGCGCGGATGTCGGCGAACACCTCATCGGCCAGGGCGTCGGCGAGTTTCTCGGCGCGATGCCCGGCCGAGGAGCGTTGCGTGGGCGGCAGCACGGCGCGAATGTCC
Proteins encoded in this region:
- a CDS encoding LapA family protein; this encodes MNRGKIIAAAILAFLLLIVVVQNIEPVEMDLLVVNFEFSLAGLLFIALGLGFVLGALVVVLTRRKSPPKEKKTKEKKAKGTKPASPTPPATAQPQAPEAEAPPRNENP
- a CDS encoding HIT domain-containing protein, which translates into the protein MFTLHPQLEADTIMLGDFPLCRLLLMNDAAYPWFILVPRREDIREIFELDEADQAAFLQESTFLARRLSEVFAADKINVAALGNLVPQLHVHHIVRYHDDPAWPAPVWGKAPARPYTPKELAAMLLKVGLVLGEGAELVNEDEEGEDRT